From Lysobacter auxotrophicus, the proteins below share one genomic window:
- a CDS encoding phage regulatory CII family protein, whose product MNIIDAAYQTVHDYPGGSESLAPRIGMSPAVLRNKVNPNNDTHHLTVREANMIMAFTKDYRMLHALSAEHGFVLQKAEDAAEGTVFQLLLRANAAEGDLDKELNDALADGRLTQNELKRVLAKNMAQASAQMALMRKLCEIVEQGRA is encoded by the coding sequence ATGAACATCATCGACGCCGCGTATCAGACGGTCCACGACTACCCCGGTGGCTCCGAGTCGCTCGCACCGCGCATCGGCATGTCGCCCGCCGTGCTGCGCAACAAGGTCAACCCGAACAACGACACGCACCATCTGACCGTTCGCGAAGCCAACATGATCATGGCGTTCACGAAGGACTATCGGATGCTGCACGCCCTGAGCGCCGAACATGGGTTCGTGCTCCAGAAGGCGGAGGACGCGGCCGAAGGCACCGTCTTCCAGCTGCTGCTGCGTGCGAACGCGGCGGAAGGCGACCTCGACAAAGAGCTCAACGACGCGCTGGCCGATGGCCGCCTGACGCAGAACGAGCTAAAGCGGGTGCTGGCGAAGAACATGGCCCAGGCTTCGGCGCAGATGGCGCTGATGCGGAAGCTGTGCGAGATCGTCGAGCAGGGGAGGGCGTGA
- a CDS encoding YdaS family helix-turn-helix protein codes for MKAIGGQAATAKALHLTAGMVWQWVNGKRPLPPEHCPKLEELSGIRCEHLRPDIVWTRDQAGQITGYHVPLGSDSNGRHAANDEEESPSHRPRAA; via the coding sequence GTGAAGGCCATTGGCGGCCAAGCCGCGACGGCGAAGGCGTTGCACCTCACCGCCGGCATGGTCTGGCAATGGGTTAACGGTAAGCGGCCGCTGCCGCCCGAGCATTGCCCGAAGCTCGAAGAGCTCAGCGGCATCCGGTGCGAGCACCTCCGCCCGGACATCGTTTGGACGCGAGACCAGGCGGGGCAGATCACCGGCTACCACGTTCCGCTCGGGAGTGACTCCAACGGCCGCCACGCGGCGAACGATGAGGAGGAATCCCCATCGCACCGACCTAGGGCGGCCTGA